The Alteromonas macleodii ATCC 27126 genome segment GGAATATCCCAATATTCAAGGCGGTAGTAGTGATGAAGTAAGGCCGCATTAAGCACCTTCACCGCTTTTGGGCTGGTGAAATCTATACTGGTATTGCCGCTTTTAGCACGAACGAGAAAAGACTTGAGCGCTGGGTATGTCTGGCACAGCGTATCCATAGGATAGCCGTTCTTGTGAAGATTTTTTGGGTGCATGAAGCGCTACTTTTTGTGTGAAACTAAGAACTGGGATTGCACGTTTTCATCGAGCAACTGGGCACCGCTACCTTGGGCTGCCACTTTATCGTCGGTATTGTAAAGCCTACAGCGGTCTAATGACAAACACCCACAGCCAATACAGCCTTCTAACGACGTCTTCAAACTGGTCAGCGCTGCAATTTTGGCTTCGATATGCTGATTAATCACCGTGCTTAATTTTGCCCAATCAGCTTGTGTTGGCGTTCTGTTGTCTGGAAGTGTAGACAACAGACTCTTTATCTCAGCAAGGGAATACCCCATATTTTGCGCGATCAAAATAAAGGAAACTCTACGAATGACAGAGCGAGGAAATGCTCTATTTCCGCCATTTGTGCGCACAGAAGGAATAAGCTCTTCGTTGGCATAATAGCGAATTAATGAAACAGCATTGCCAGTACGTTTAGCAATAAAGCCAATGCTTACCATAGGTTCTGGTGCCATAACGCCCCTTTTCCAATTTCCAAATAGCGGTAAAAAACGCTTGATCTAAAGTTAGCTTTAGATATTAAGCTGTTTTTCGTTGATTATCTACACAAGGAAAAACACATGACAATTGCATACTTAGAGCACGCGAATATCACCGTTGAAAACCCAGATGAGCTAGCCAGCTTACTTTGTACGCTATTTGGTTGGAAAGTACGGTGGAGCGGCGGCGCCAAAAATGACGGCTACACGGTGCACGTAGGAAACGATAAAGACTACCTAGCCCTTTACAGACCTAAAATTATCAATGATATAGAAAGCGATTATAAAACCCTCGCCAATATCAACCACATCGGTATTGTTGTGCCTAATTTAGACGAAACAGAGCAGCGGGTTCTGGCACTAAATTTCAATACTTTTAGCCATGGCGATTATGAACCAGGTAGACGCTTTTATTTCATGGCTCAGCAAAACATAGAGATTGAAGTCGTTTCATATAACTAGGGCTATTAAGTGATACGCCTAGCTGAACTTTCAAATTTAGTGTTAGATTGACGTTACCTCACTCGTGCGCGTTTTACTTTATATTTTTGTTTGCTAAGTTTGTTTACTAAAAATGAACGCGCACTATGATCATTTTAATAATAATAGACAGGAAACATGGATGAGAAAGTTACTAGCGATAAGTTTAGGTTTAGTAATGTTGTCCCTATCGGCAAACGCATGGGCGAATAACATTCTTAGTATGAAACAGCGAAGCGAGCTGATTGATAAGATCACCGTTGAACGCTTCAATTCTGTGCTGCCCCAAATTATGGAGCGTGAAGGCATCGACATGTGGGTGTTAATGTCCCGGGAATACAACGAAGATCCCGTTTTAAAAACCATGTTACCTTCTACTTGGATTTCCGCACGACGTCATACCATGTTAGTCATTTATAACCCCGGCAATGGTCAACCGCTAGAACGTTTGGCCGTTGCAAGATATGCGGTAGGGTCACTATTTAAAAAAGCGTGGGATAAGGAAGTACAACCCGACCAGTGGGAGGCATTGAAACACATTATCGAAGCCCGGAATCCCGCTAAAATTGCCATTAATACGTCTGATTCATTTGCACTCGCTGATGGCATGACCTCTACCGAACACGATAAATTTATGGCCGTACTTCCTGAAGCGCTGAAAAGCCGCGTTGTAAGTGGCGAAAGACTCTCAATCGGTTGGCTGGAAACGCGCAGTGACCTTGAAATGCAATATTATCCGGTACTTACTCAAATTGGTCATTCACTGATAGCAACGGCATTTTCAAATGAAGTTATAACCCCTA includes the following:
- the soxR gene encoding redox-sensitive transcriptional activator SoxR; the encoded protein is MAPEPMVSIGFIAKRTGNAVSLIRYYANEELIPSVRTNGGNRAFPRSVIRRVSFILIAQNMGYSLAEIKSLLSTLPDNRTPTQADWAKLSTVINQHIEAKIAALTSLKTSLEGCIGCGCLSLDRCRLYNTDDKVAAQGSGAQLLDENVQSQFLVSHKK
- a CDS encoding VOC family protein, yielding MTIAYLEHANITVENPDELASLLCTLFGWKVRWSGGAKNDGYTVHVGNDKDYLALYRPKIINDIESDYKTLANINHIGIVVPNLDETEQRVLALNFNTFSHGDYEPGRRFYFMAQQNIEIEVVSYN